The Geobacter sp. AOG2 genome includes a window with the following:
- the ettA gene encoding energy-dependent translational throttle protein EttA, translating into MAQDVNKVIYSMMRVSKFYDKKPVIKDISLSYFYGAKIGVLGLNGSGKSSLLRIMAGVDKDFNGQAVLSPGYTVGYLEQEPHLDETKTVRQVVEEGVQETVDLLAEFNAITDKFSEPDADFEKLCERQATLQEKLDHLDAWDLDSRLEMAMDALRCPPGDTQVTVLSGGEKRRVALCRLLLKKPDILLLDEPTNHLDAETVAWLEHHLHSYPGTVIAVTHDRYFLDNVAGWILELDRGEGIPWKGNYSSWLEQKQNRLAQEEKQESERQKTLNRELEWIRMSPKGRHAKSQARISAYEQLVAQESEKNAKDLEIYIPPGQRLGDIVIEADNVAKGFGDRLLFEGMNFRLPRGGIVGIIGPNGAGKTTLFRMITGQETPNSGSFRIGDTVQLAYVDQSRDALNPDKNIWEEISEGQEVVQLGKVAVNSRAYVSRFNFSGADQQKKVGMLSGGERNRVHLAKMLKSGANVILLDEPTNDLDVNTMRALEEALENFAGCAVVISHDRWFLDRIATHILAFEGDSSVVFFDGNYSEYEEDRKKRLGAAAEQPHRIKYRQLTRA; encoded by the coding sequence GTGGCACAGGACGTCAACAAGGTCATCTATTCCATGATGCGGGTAAGCAAGTTTTACGACAAAAAGCCGGTCATCAAGGACATATCCCTCTCCTACTTTTATGGCGCAAAAATCGGCGTACTGGGCCTGAACGGTTCTGGCAAAAGCTCGCTGCTCAGGATTATGGCAGGCGTGGACAAGGATTTCAACGGTCAGGCAGTACTCTCCCCCGGTTACACCGTGGGCTACCTGGAGCAGGAACCACACCTGGACGAGACCAAAACCGTGCGGCAGGTGGTGGAGGAGGGGGTACAAGAAACCGTTGACCTGCTGGCCGAATTCAACGCCATAACCGACAAGTTCTCAGAGCCGGATGCGGACTTTGAAAAGCTGTGCGAGCGCCAGGCCACACTACAGGAAAAACTGGACCACCTGGATGCCTGGGACCTGGACAGCCGCCTGGAAATGGCCATGGACGCTCTGCGCTGCCCACCAGGAGACACCCAAGTCACCGTGCTCTCCGGCGGTGAAAAGCGCCGTGTGGCACTCTGCCGGTTGTTGCTGAAAAAGCCGGACATTCTGCTCCTGGACGAGCCGACCAACCATCTGGACGCCGAAACGGTGGCCTGGTTGGAGCACCACCTGCATAGCTACCCCGGTACGGTCATCGCCGTGACCCATGATCGCTATTTCCTTGATAACGTGGCCGGATGGATCCTGGAGTTGGACCGGGGCGAAGGCATCCCCTGGAAAGGCAACTATTCCTCCTGGCTGGAACAGAAGCAGAATCGCCTCGCCCAGGAGGAAAAGCAGGAGAGCGAGCGCCAAAAAACCCTGAACCGCGAGTTGGAATGGATCAGGATGTCCCCCAAAGGTCGCCACGCCAAGTCCCAGGCCCGCATCAGCGCCTATGAACAACTGGTGGCCCAGGAGAGCGAGAAGAACGCCAAGGACCTGGAAATCTACATCCCGCCCGGACAACGGCTGGGGGATATCGTCATCGAGGCGGACAACGTGGCAAAAGGCTTCGGCGACCGGCTGCTGTTCGAGGGGATGAACTTCCGTTTGCCCCGCGGTGGCATCGTGGGGATCATCGGCCCCAACGGCGCCGGCAAGACGACCCTGTTCCGCATGATCACCGGCCAAGAAACGCCAAACTCCGGCTCGTTCCGCATCGGCGATACCGTGCAGTTGGCCTACGTGGACCAGAGCCGCGACGCCCTGAACCCGGACAAAAACATCTGGGAGGAGATCTCAGAGGGGCAGGAAGTTGTCCAACTCGGTAAGGTTGCAGTCAATTCAAGGGCCTATGTGTCACGCTTCAACTTCTCCGGCGCGGACCAGCAGAAGAAAGTGGGGATGCTATCGGGGGGCGAACGCAACCGGGTGCATCTGGCCAAGATGCTCAAAAGCGGAGCCAACGTAATCCTGCTGGACGAACCGACCAATGACCTGGACGTGAACACCATGCGCGCGCTGGAGGAGGCGCTGGAAAATTTCGCCGGATGCGCGGTGGTCATCAGCCACGACCGCTGGTTCCTCGACCGCATTGCCACCCACATACTGGCCTTTGAGGGGGATTCCAGCGTGGTATTCTTCGACGGGAACTATTCGGAGTACGAGGAAGACAGAAAAAAGAGGCTGGGCGCGGCGGCCGAACAACCGCACCGCATCAAATACCGCCAGTTGACCAGGGCTTGA
- a CDS encoding DUF3343 domain-containing protein, translated as MEKRLMVQEGHLLAVFNSGHRVMKAESLLKALGLPVLLIPAPRQLQTDCGLALRFNEDVREQVMGALERDGLLPAFVSVYRDGLFVTIWGIGPDGSHSI; from the coding sequence ATGGAGAAACGCCTTATGGTACAGGAAGGACATTTGCTGGCGGTATTCAATTCCGGCCACCGCGTGATGAAGGCCGAAAGCCTCCTCAAGGCCCTCGGGCTGCCGGTGCTGCTTATCCCCGCCCCCCGGCAACTCCAGACCGACTGCGGGCTGGCCCTGCGCTTCAATGAGGATGTTCGCGAGCAGGTCATGGGGGCATTGGAACGGGATGGATTGCTGCCGGCCTTTGTCAGTGTATATCGGGACGGGCTGTTCGTTACGATCTGGGGCATCGGGCCTGATGGCTCACACAGCATATAG
- the yedF gene encoding sulfurtransferase-like selenium metabolism protein YedF, whose translation MTTIDCRNLACPAPVITVKKALEEQAEFRVLLDDGAPRENVTRFARNRGCQVCEERDGNGWALTISTAERTPQPAAGTATGERVVLITSNRLGDGPEELGSLLMKNFIHTLLETSDLPTRMLFLNTGVFLTVEGSDVLEALEKLGGMGVEILSCGLCLDFFKLKDKLKAGTTTNMLTTVESLLSAPQVIRL comes from the coding sequence ATGACTACCATCGACTGCAGGAACCTGGCCTGTCCGGCCCCGGTAATTACGGTAAAAAAGGCGCTGGAAGAACAGGCCGAATTTCGGGTTTTGCTGGATGACGGCGCGCCACGGGAAAACGTTACCCGCTTTGCCCGCAACCGCGGCTGCCAGGTCTGCGAAGAGCGTGACGGCAACGGATGGGCCTTGACCATTTCCACCGCGGAACGAACTCCGCAACCCGCAGCAGGCACGGCCACCGGCGAGCGGGTTGTACTGATCACATCCAACCGGCTGGGAGATGGCCCTGAAGAGCTGGGAAGCCTGCTGATGAAAAATTTTATCCATACCCTGCTGGAGACGAGCGATCTGCCGACGCGCATGCTGTTCCTCAACACCGGGGTGTTTCTTACCGTAGAAGGGTCGGATGTGCTCGAGGCATTGGAAAAGCTGGGCGGCATGGGGGTGGAAATCCTCTCTTGCGGTCTCTGCCTGGACTTCTTCAAACTCAAGGACAAACTGAAGGCCGGTACCACCACAAACATGCTTACCACCGTCGAAAGCCTGCTTTCGGCACCACAGGTAATACGGCTTTAA
- a CDS encoding DUF721 domain-containing protein — MAKRARMGFPQLLPDLLRKQLAGLGLAERLREAEIWRLWPEVVGPAVASRAQPLRIINGTLTVAVSSPAWMQELRFLTTMMKEKLNDRLGVVLIKEIVLRPGTIEKASPSAVEDDPTPPKVLNEQQKAFIAEQVAGITDPEIRAAFAELMKTTFERGH, encoded by the coding sequence ATGGCTAAGCGGGCGAGAATGGGTTTTCCTCAACTCCTTCCCGACCTGCTCCGGAAGCAACTGGCAGGGCTCGGATTAGCGGAGCGTCTGCGGGAGGCCGAGATCTGGCGCCTATGGCCCGAAGTGGTCGGCCCGGCGGTGGCCTCGCGGGCACAACCGTTGAGGATCATCAACGGCACCCTGACGGTGGCTGTGTCCAGCCCGGCCTGGATGCAGGAACTGCGCTTTCTTACCACCATGATGAAGGAAAAACTCAATGATCGCCTTGGAGTAGTACTGATCAAGGAGATCGTTCTCCGGCCGGGTACGATTGAAAAGGCGTCTCCGTCCGCTGTTGAGGACGATCCCACTCCCCCAAAGGTCCTGAACGAGCAGCAGAAAGCGTTCATTGCCGAACAGGTTGCCGGCATTACCGACCCTGAGATACGCGCGGCCTTTGCCGAACTCATGAAGACCACGTTCGAAAGAGGCCACTAG
- the ffh gene encoding signal recognition particle protein, with the protein MFDSLSEKLESVFKKLRGQGVMTEENIKEALREVRLALLEADVNFKVVKDFVESVRVKAVGTEVAQSLTPGQQVIKIVHEELVAIMGGNEDNSLNLAAKPPVAIMMVGLQGAGKTTTCGKLGRHLKSQKRRPLLVPADVYRPAAIEQLKTVGKQLSLEVFNSSADQKPVDICSAAMRFAELNGYDTVILDTAGRHQIDDFLMNELAEIKAAVQPMEILFVADAMTGQEAVNVAGGFNERLDITGVVLTKLDGDAKGGAALSVKAVTGKPVKFVGLGEKLDALEIFHADRLVSRILGMGDVLTLVEKAQSVFDEKEAARLQQKLKKSQFDLEDFLAQLQQIKKMGSLESIMGMIPGMGKMMKQMQGAQPSEKEMKRIEAIIRSMTPGERANHGIINGSRRLRIAKGSGTTVQEVNQLLKRFTEAQKVVKQLQKLGPKGLLKGMGGLGKGMLPFG; encoded by the coding sequence ATGTTTGACAGCCTTTCTGAAAAACTCGAGTCGGTCTTTAAAAAGCTCCGCGGCCAAGGGGTAATGACCGAGGAAAACATCAAGGAGGCGCTGCGGGAGGTCCGCTTGGCGCTTCTTGAGGCTGATGTCAATTTCAAAGTCGTCAAGGATTTCGTCGAGAGCGTCCGCGTCAAGGCGGTCGGCACCGAAGTTGCGCAGAGCCTGACACCCGGCCAACAAGTAATAAAGATCGTCCATGAAGAGTTGGTGGCTATCATGGGCGGCAACGAGGATAATAGCCTCAATTTGGCGGCCAAGCCGCCGGTGGCGATAATGATGGTCGGGTTGCAGGGCGCCGGCAAGACCACGACCTGTGGCAAGCTCGGCAGGCATCTGAAAAGCCAGAAACGGCGCCCGCTGCTGGTTCCGGCCGACGTTTACCGTCCGGCAGCCATCGAGCAGCTCAAGACCGTCGGTAAACAACTCAGCCTTGAGGTGTTCAACTCCTCGGCTGACCAGAAACCAGTGGATATTTGCTCGGCCGCCATGCGTTTCGCCGAACTGAACGGCTACGACACGGTTATTCTGGACACCGCCGGGCGACACCAGATCGATGATTTCCTGATGAACGAACTGGCCGAGATCAAGGCCGCTGTTCAACCTATGGAGATCCTCTTCGTCGCCGACGCCATGACCGGCCAGGAGGCAGTCAATGTCGCCGGCGGGTTCAACGAGCGGCTGGATATAACCGGCGTGGTTCTGACCAAGCTGGACGGCGACGCGAAAGGCGGCGCCGCCCTTTCGGTCAAGGCGGTCACCGGCAAGCCGGTCAAGTTCGTCGGCCTGGGCGAGAAACTCGACGCCCTGGAGATATTCCACGCCGATCGCCTAGTTTCGCGCATCCTGGGCATGGGCGATGTGCTGACGCTGGTGGAAAAGGCCCAGTCGGTCTTTGACGAAAAAGAGGCCGCCAGGCTCCAGCAAAAACTGAAGAAGAGCCAATTCGACCTTGAGGACTTTCTGGCCCAACTCCAGCAGATCAAGAAGATGGGGTCGCTGGAGTCGATCATGGGGATGATCCCCGGCATGGGCAAGATGATGAAGCAGATGCAGGGAGCCCAGCCCAGCGAAAAGGAAATGAAGCGGATCGAGGCCATTATCCGCTCCATGACGCCGGGTGAGCGGGCTAACCACGGCATCATCAACGGCAGCAGGCGCCTGCGCATCGCCAAGGGGAGCGGCACCACCGTGCAGGAGGTCAACCAGTTGCTCAAGCGCTTCACCGAGGCGCAAAAAGTGGTCAAACAGCTCCAGAAGCTCGGCCCAAAGGGGCTCCTCAAAGGCATGGGGGGGCTTGGCAAGGGCATGCTTCCATTCGGATAG
- a CDS encoding ferritin family protein: MSINVQEAVKRSIQTEKNAMNFYQVGAGQMKDPDARRTFELLAKEEREHAGQFYRIYPGNDIPSLDQFLDAAPDNESSWMASISRIIGPDFTEQKALELAMEREQNLEQALLETAAKFDDAGVRAVYELNAKETHNHYLMIESEYARVMGMVHETDMDTYVRE; this comes from the coding sequence ATGAGTATTAACGTTCAGGAGGCTGTCAAACGCTCGATCCAGACGGAAAAAAACGCCATGAATTTTTACCAGGTGGGTGCCGGACAGATGAAAGACCCGGATGCCCGCCGGACATTTGAATTGCTGGCAAAGGAAGAGCGGGAACACGCCGGGCAGTTTTACCGGATATACCCTGGAAACGATATCCCGTCCCTGGATCAGTTCCTTGATGCCGCTCCCGACAACGAATCAAGTTGGATGGCGTCGATTTCCCGGATTATCGGTCCGGATTTTACCGAGCAAAAGGCCCTGGAACTGGCCATGGAACGTGAACAAAACCTGGAACAGGCCCTGCTGGAAACAGCGGCAAAGTTCGACGATGCCGGGGTACGGGCGGTGTATGAGCTGAACGCGAAGGAAACCCACAATCACTATCTGATGATCGAGTCCGAGTATGCTCGCGTCATGGGCATGGTGCATGAAACGGATATGGACACGTACGTAAGGGAATAA